In Mus musculus strain C57BL/6J chromosome 9, GRCm38.p6 C57BL/6J, one genomic interval encodes:
- the Pate13 gene encoding prostate and testis expressed 13 isoform 1 precursor (isoform 1 precursor is encoded by transcript variant 1) produces the protein MFQKLLLSVFIILLMDVGERVLTFNLLRHCNLCSHYDGFKCRNGMKSCWKFDLWTQNRTCTTENYYYYDRFTGLYLFRYAKLNCKPCAPGMYQMFHDLLRETFCCIDRNYCNDGTANLDTSSILIEDMNQKKELNDD, from the exons ATGTTCCAGAAGCTTCTGCTGAGTGTTTTCATAATTCTCCTTATGGATGTAG GAGAAAGAGTGCTGACATTTAACT TGCTTAGACATTGTAATCTGTGTTCGCATTATGATGGGTTTAAATGCCGCAATGGCATGAAATCATGCTGGAAGTTTGACTTATGGACACAAAACAGGACTTGTACCACagaaaactattattattatgatcGTTTCACAG ggTTATACCTTTTTCGTTATGCCAAACTTAATTGTAAACCCTGTGCACCTGGAATGTATCAAATGTTCCACGACCTGCTGAGAGAAACATTTTGCTGTATTGACAGGAACTACTGTAATGATGGCACTGCTAACTTGGATACCTCATCAATACTTATAGAGGATATGAATCAAAAGAAAGAGTTGAACGATGATTGA
- the Pate13 gene encoding prostate and testis expressed 13 isoform 2 precursor (isoform 2 precursor is encoded by transcript variant 2) — protein MFQKLLLSVFIILLMDVVLRHCNLCSHYDGFKCRNGMKSCWKFDLWTQNRTCTTENYYYYDRFTGLYLFRYAKLNCKPCAPGMYQMFHDLLRETFCCIDRNYCNDGTANLDTSSILIEDMNQKKELNDD, from the exons ATGTTCCAGAAGCTTCTGCTGAGTGTTTTCATAATTCTCCTTATGGATGTAG TGCTTAGACATTGTAATCTGTGTTCGCATTATGATGGGTTTAAATGCCGCAATGGCATGAAATCATGCTGGAAGTTTGACTTATGGACACAAAACAGGACTTGTACCACagaaaactattattattatgatcGTTTCACAG ggTTATACCTTTTTCGTTATGCCAAACTTAATTGTAAACCCTGTGCACCTGGAATGTATCAAATGTTCCACGACCTGCTGAGAGAAACATTTTGCTGTATTGACAGGAACTACTGTAATGATGGCACTGCTAACTTGGATACCTCATCAATACTTATAGAGGATATGAATCAAAAGAAAGAGTTGAACGATGATTGA